In a genomic window of Lycium ferocissimum isolate CSIRO_LF1 chromosome 9, AGI_CSIRO_Lferr_CH_V1, whole genome shotgun sequence:
- the LOC132030773 gene encoding two-component response regulator ARR12-like has protein sequence MTVDEIRGNMEKYDNFPVGMRVLAVDDDPICLKLLDQLLRKCQYQVTTTSQARTALKMLRENRDRFDLVISDVHMPDMDGFKLLELVGLEMDLPVIMLSANSDYRLVRKGITHGACDYLLKPIRLEELKNIWQHVIRKKIVEPKNHNKTDDQDKVHQEGGVGERGSQRADQNGKVNKKRKDEEYESDENGNDDEEDATTQKKPRVVWSIDLHKKFVTAVHQLGLEKAVPKRILDLMNVEGLTRENVASHLQKYRLFLKRISTQEAQQANMVAAALGGKDSAYMRMGSLDGLGDLRTLAGSGRFGQASLSSSYSSGGGMLGRLNSPSGVSLRNLHCQNLSNNSINALTKLNPNVPPASQNANLFQGIPASFELGQLQQSTCTTRSGELNPLVGSSNSSLSNVPNNPILLHVNSQPSFNIASFGSEAFNTGVSGSSNFLDHERYNENWKNSIKPLKFQSSSFPFTGQPFGNSHLPLDGVRDNGTSAVPHLQNNPVDFSSSSIVSLPFEASRGETQCRETLGGAVQRWPDQNQHYSHNSNNIFANSGRASLTNPMDQNNDMFCRRVETSLTGRSNAGCSSMLIQHSESENLTPDSRSRTNEGYLFQTTKQHAGFLPQGYGSLDDLMSAMKWEQDGALLQGGEFGFDAYSPGSGL, from the exons ATGACTGTGGATGAAATAAGAGGAAATATGGAGAAGTATGATAATTTTCCAGTTGGTATGAGAGTTCTTGCTGTTGATGATGACCCTATTTGTTTGAAGCTTTTGGATCAATTGCTTAGGAAATGTCAATATCAAG TAACTACGACAAGTCAGGCAAGAACGGCGTTGAAGATGTTGAGGGAAAACAGAGATAGATTTGACCTGGTAATCAGTGATGTCCACATGCCTGATATGGACGGCTTTAAACTTCTGGAGCTTGTTGGTCTCGAGATGGATCTTCCCGTCATAA TGTTGTCAGCAAACAGTGATTACAGACTTGTAAGGAAAGGAATAACTCACGGTGCTTGTGACTATTTGCTGAAACCTATCCGGCTTGAGGAGCTGAAGAATATATGGCAACATGTAATAAGGAAAAAGATAGTTGAGCCTAAGAACCACAACAAAACGGATGATCAAGACAAGGTTCACCAGGAAGGCGGAGTAGGTGAAAGAGGATCCCAGCGTGCAGATCAAAACGGGAAGGTTAACAAGAAAAGGAAGGATGAAGAATACGaaagtgatgaaaatggaaatgaCGATGAAGAAGATGCAACAACTCAGAAGAAACCTCGTGTTGTTTGGTCTATAGATCTTCACAAGAAGTTTGTTACAGCAGTTCATCAGTTAGGCCTTGAAA AAGCTGTCCCTAAGAGGATTCTTGATCTGATGAATGTTGAAGGACTTACAAGAGAGAATGTGGCTAGCCATCTCCAG AAGTATAGGCTCTTCTTGAAAAGGATCAGCACGCAAGAAGCCCAGCAAGCAAACATGGTTGCCGCCGCACTAGGGGGTAAAGATTCTGCGTATATGCGAATGGGTTCACTGGACGGGCTTGGTGATCTTCGAACATTGGCTGGATCAGGAAGGTTCGGTCAGGctagcttatcatcatcatattcatcaggAGGTGGCATGCTTGGCAGACTAAATAGTCCTTCTGGTGTAAGCCTTCGCAATCTGCATTGTCAAAATTTGAGCAACAACTCCATCAATGCCCTGACGAAATTGAATCCCAATGTTCCACCTGCTAGTCAGAACGCTAATTTATTCCAAGGGATTCCTGCATCATTCGAGCTTGGTCAATTGCAGCAGAGTACGTGTACCACACGCAGTGGAGAATTGAATCCTTTGGTTGGTAGCTCAAACAGCTCTTTGTCCAATGTCCCAAATAATCCTATTTTGCTTCATGTGAACTCCCAGCCTTCTTTCAACATAGCTTCTTTTGGTTCAGAGGCCTTTAATACTGGTGTAAGTGGTTCGTCCAATTTTCTGGACCATGAAAGATATAACGAGAATTGGAAAAACTCTATAAAGCCTCTGAAGTTCCAGTCAAGCTCCTTTCCGTTTACTGGTCAGCCTTTCGGCAACAGCCATTTGCCTCTGGACGGGGTGCGAGACAATGGTACTTCAGCTGTCCCTCATTTGCAGAACAACCCTGTTGATTTCTCTTCCTCCTCCATAGTTTCGCTACCTTTCGAAGCTTCAAGAGGAGAAACACAATGCCGTGAAACTTTAGGGGGTGCTGTTCAACGGTGGCCGGATCAGAACCAACATTATTCCCACAACTCAAACAATATTTTTGCCAATAGTGGAAGGGCCTCTTTAACCAATCCAATGGACCAAAATAATGATATGTTCTGCAGAAGGGTAGAGACGTCTTTGACTGGCAGATCAAATGCGGGTTGTTCTTCAATGCTCATACAACATAGTGAGAGTGAAAATCTAACTCCTGACTCAAGGTCGAGGACGAACGAAGGCTACCTCTTCCAGACGACAAAGCAACATGCTGGTTTTCTTCCTCAGGGCTATGGCTCCCTTGATGATCTAATGAGTGCAATGAAATGG GAGCAAGATGGAGCCTTGTTACAAGGGGGAGAATTCGGATTTGATGCTTATTCTCCTGGTTCAGGTTTATGA